CGCCGTCCTTGCCGTAAAGCGAGCGAGCGGCGGCCAGGCCCAGCCGCTCGTACCAGACGTAGAACAGCGCAGCGGCTCGGGATCCCGCATCGGCCCGCGCATCCCACTCCCGCAGCAGCTCGGCCGCCGCGACCAGTCCGGCACGCTCGGCCGCCTCGACCGCGTGCGCCCGGTAGCGTACGGCCAGCGCATCGCGCACGTCCAGTTGCATGCCATGCGCGGCCGCGGCGTCGTGGGGCCCGCCCTCCTCGACCAGCTCCGTGATGCGCAGGGCGCGGAACGGCTCCATCCAGTAGGTGCTGATCAGCTCTGCCACTCCGCTTGGCGCCTGCCGGTTGTTGGCCGTCACGATGTACCCCTGCGGCGGATCCAGCACGCGCGGATGCCGCTCGAGGCCCAGCTCGCCGTTCCAGTCCCATGCCCCGGTCCACCCGGGCACCGGCAGGAGCGGCGGCGTCTTCCCCGCGCCGCGCAGGGGCACGCGCCCGCCCATGATGTAGCCGATATGGCCGGCCGTGTCCGCATAGATCACGTTCTGGTGAGGGTTGTCGAAGTCCTCCAGGGCGCGCAGGAACTCCTGCCAGTCAGACGCCCGATTGAGGGCTTCCATCGCGCGGAACGTGTCCGACGAGTCGTGGGCGATCCAGCGCAGGGCGAGAAGCTCACTGTCGCTCCGCTCCTCGACCCGGTCGAGCAGCGGGCCGTGCCGCGTCAGCCGAAGCCGTTCGACCACCGGGGCACTCCGACCCTTCACCCGGATCGTCTCCGCCGCCTCCTGGAAGGGCAGGCTCCCGCCCGGCACGAGGTAACGGGAGGGGTCGGCCGGATCCACTCGCTCGAGGAAGAAGTCCACGTCGTCCACCATGGCATTGGTGTAGCCCCAGGCAATGGCGCGGTTGTGCCCGGCTATGACGAACGGCGTCCCGGGTATGGTCATCCCCGCTACGTCGATGCCGTCCCCGTGCAGCGCCATGAGGTACCACAGGCTGGGCGCACGAAGCGCCAGGTGCATGTCGTTGGCCAGGATCGGCTTGCCGCTGCGGGTCCGGCTGCTGGCAATCACCCACGAGTTGGAGGCGCGGGCCAGACTCGCCGCGTCCAGCATCGCGGCCGCCAGGGGCGGGATCTGCGGCGGCCGAGGCCCCGGCAGGATGGTTGCGCCCCAGGCGGGGTAGTCGGGCAGCAGGAAGGCGGCTTTCTGCGGGCCAAGTTGCCGGACCGCGTGCGCTAGATTCGACTGCAGCGAGTAGAGCGAGAGATCCCAGGCCATGACCTTCTCGATGGCCAGGGAATGCCGCACGCGCCACGGCTCCGGCTGGATGCGGAGGAGCAGGAACTCGGGCGGCAGTGCGCCGCGGCGGCCGCTGATCCAGGCGTTGACACCGGCCGCGTAGGCCTCGACCCGCCTGCGCTCCTCGGCCGTGAGCCGCCGCTCATTGACCCCAGCCGCCCGCCACAAGCCGAGCGTGCGCAGGAACCGGTCGCTGTCCAGTGCGCGCTCGCCGAACAGCTCGGCCAGCCGGCCCTCGGCGACCCGGCGCAGCAGCTCCATCTGCCAGAGGCGGTCCTGCGCATGCGTATAGCCCTGGGCAAAGAGCAGGTCCTCGAGTGAGCTGGCCCAGACGTGGGGCACGCCCAGGGAGTCGCGCCACACCTCGACCGGGCCGCGCAGCCGCGCGAGCCGCACCTGACCCTCCCGGTCGCGGCCGGCTGAGCCCAGGTACCACAGCAGCGCGGCCACCACGAGCACTAGGAGAGAGGTCGCTACGGCCGCCACAATCAGGATCTTCGGTCGCATCACTTCCCTCCGTCAGGAAGCCGGAACAGGAATGGAGCCTCAGGCTTGCCTCAGGCTTGCCCCGCCGCCGGCCGGTCCATCGGGGGCAGGCGGGGCTGCTGCGTGCAGCAGGGCAGGCGCCACGGCGGCGGTCGTCGAAGCGGCCCTCGCCCCTCACGCAGCCTCCGCGTCCAATGCCTGGGCCAGGTCAGCCCTCAAGTCCTCCGCGTCCTCGATCCCGAGCGAGAGGCGGATGAAGCCGTCGGCAATGCCGAGGGCGTGTCGCTCGGCTGCACTCAGCCCAATGTGTGAGGTGAAGCGCGGCATGGAGGCCAGCGTCTCGACGCCGCCCAGACTGGGCGCCACGCAGACCAGCCGGAATCGGCTCATCACCCGCAATGCCGCCTCATCGCCGCCGCGCACAACCAGGCTCAGCATGCCGCCAAAGCCCTGGAACAGCTCGCGCGCGACTGCATGCTCCGGGTGGCTCTCGAGACCCGGGTAGTGCACCGCTACCACGGCCGGATGAGCCTCCAGCCAGCCGGCCAGTGCCAGCCCGTTCTCGTTCTGCCGCGCGACGCGCACCACCAGGGTCTTGATCCCCCGCTCGAGCAGCCAGACAGCATGCGGATCCAGCACGGGACCGAAACTCTTCAGCTTGTGCCGCACCTCCTCGATGACGTCCTTTGGCCCCGCGACCACGCCTGCGGTGAGATCCGAGTGGCCGCCCAGGTACTTGGTCGCACTGTGGATGACCACGTCCGCGCCATGTTCGAGCGGGCGGAAGTTGACCGGCGTGGCAAAGGTCGCATCCACCAGCAGCGGCAGCCCCTTCTCGCGCGCGAGTCGGCCCAACGCCCGGATGTCCGGCACGCGCAACGTGGGGTTGGACGGCACCTCGACCAGTAGCGCGCGGGTGCGACGCCGGATGGTGCCCGCCCAGTCGCCCGCCAGCTCGACGAACGTGGTCTCAATGCCCAGGCGCGGAAACTCCCGCGTCAACAACTGGGTCGTGCCGCCGTAGAGGGCGCTGGCCGCGACCAGGTGATCACCCGCGCCCAGGAAGGAGAGCAGGGTAAGGGAGGTAGCGGCCATGCCGCTGCCCAGCGCGATCGCGGCCTCGGCGCGCTCCAGCTCGGCCAGCTTGCGGCCCAGAACGAGATGGTTCGGGTTGGTGCCGTAGCGCGTGTACAGCACCTCTCCCTCCGGCACCGCGTCCATGTAAAAGGTGGCGCTCTGCACGACCGGCGTGACCACCGGCGCGCCAGGCACGGGCTTTGCCGCGCCGGCGTGCACCGCGCGCGTGGACTGGCCCGCGCCTCTCGCCGCGCGCTCTTCAGGCTTCATCGCGCCACCTCTCGATGAGCTCCGAGTACTCGGCGACCAGGCGCTCCGCGGCCTCGCGCTCCGCGCCCTCCGCCGTGACCACGAAGTACGGCTTGTGCGAGTGCGGGATCACCAGCAGCCACTCCCGCTCGCTGCTCCACAACTTCACCCCGTCCACTAGCTGCCGCTCCCGCCCCTCCGTCGCCTCGATCAGCCGTCGCATCACGGCGCCCTTGCGGCCCCACGGGCAGGCGATCCGCGCCTGCCGCAGGTGGATCGGCGGATAGCGGTCCGCCACCTCGCGCAGCCGCACACCCGAACGGCTCAGGGCTTCCAGCAGCTTCACGGCCGCGAACATGCCGTCGTACGCGGGAATGAAGCGGGAGAAGATGAACTCGCCGCGCGACCCGGCCACCAGGTCCGTTTCCGTGGCCGACGCCATCATGGCGTGGTGCTCGGTCTTGGTCCAGGACAGCTCGGCGCCGCTCGAGCGGATGATCTCCGCGACAGCCACGGGGCTGGTCACCGGGATGGCCACGCGGCGCACCTCCAGATGCTCGAGCGCCAGCCCGACCAGGACGGCCTGCGCCAGTTCCGGCGAGAGCGTGCGCCCCGCGTCGTCCACCAGGTGGATGACCTCGCCGCCCGGATCGATCCACACGCCCAGCTCGGCATTGATCGAGCGCACGATCCCGCCCAGCCGGCTCAGCGCCTCGCCGAACTCCTCGTCACTGCGCGATAGCCGGCCCGGCGCCGGGTACGCGTCCAGGCTCACCGTCTCCGTGCGCAGGGCGCCCAGCAGCTCCGGGAACACTTGCACGGTCGTGCCGTACGCGAAGTCCACCACCAGCGTGAAGCGCCGCTCCGCTATGAGCTCCCGATCCACCTCGGAGAGGAAATGCTCGCCGTAGCCCTCGACCACGCGGGTCGGATAGTTCAGGTCGCCCGTACCATCCGGGCCCGCCCGAGGGAAGTCTTCGCGCGTGAACAGCCGCTCGATGGACTGCGTCTTCCCCGGCGGCAGGTCGCGGCCGTCCGCATCAAAGAAGAGGACGTCAATGACCTTGGGATCGAAGGGGGAGCGCCGCACGTGGACGGCGCCGGCCTCGCGGCCGTGGTTCACGGCGTGCCGCACCACCGGGATGGGCATGCGCCGCAGGTCCTCGACGTTCACACCGGCCGAGAGGAAGCCCGTGACCAGCGCCCGGTTGATCATGCGCGAAGCGCGATCCGAATCCCGGGAGGTGATGACATAGGCTCCCAGGCCCAACATCGCGCCGTAGGCGCCGCCCAGCCGCGCCGCCATCTCGGGCATCAGCTCCGAGTTGGGCACACCACTCACCCGAGCGCCATGGAAGAGGCTGTGCTCCCACGCCTCACCCCAGATCAGCGAGTGCGTGAGCACGGCCCGCTCCTCCACCACTTTGTCGGGCCACACCTTGACGTTGGGCCCGACCACGGCGAAGGCGCCCACCTCGGAGCGGTCCGAGAGCACCGTGTTCTCGCGCACCAGTGCCCGCGCTCCGATGCGGACCTCGCCCGCGCACACGACCTCGCTCGCCCGCACGCCCGCGCCGATGCGACAGTCCTCCCACAACACCACGTTGCGCAGCTCCGCGCCCTCCGCAATCTCGCACCCTGCGCCGGCGACCACGTTCTCGAGCACGGCTCGCGCGGCCACGCGCACGCCGCGTCCCAGCACCACGGTCCCCGAGAGGCTGGCGTCGCGCGCGACCGCGCTACCGGCCTCGCCCCACAACACGCAGTGGTCGAATTCGCGGCGCTCGCCCAGGAGCGAGAGCTGGACCTGTCCGCGGAACACGTCCTCGTGGGCGCGCCCGTAGTCGTCGAGATTGCCAATGTCGCGCCAATAGCCGCGGGCCACGTGGCCATACAAGGGCGCGTCCTCCCGCAACATCTGGGGGAAGAGGTCGCGCGAGAAGTCGACACTGGTGCCCGCGGGCACCCGCTCGAGCGCGCCCGGCTCGAGGACGTAGATGCCCGTGTTGATCGTGTCGCTGAAGACCTCGCCCCAGGTGGGCTTTTCCAGGAACCGCTCGACTCGCCTGGTCCTGGCGTCCACAATGACAATGCCGTAGGCCAGTGGATTCTCGACCGGCGTGAGCACGATGGTCGCCTCGGCGCCGCGCGCGACG
This genomic window from Gemmatimonadota bacterium contains:
- a CDS encoding aminotransferase class I/II-fold pyridoxal phosphate-dependent enzyme — its product is MKPEERAARGAGQSTRAVHAGAAKPVPGAPVVTPVVQSATFYMDAVPEGEVLYTRYGTNPNHLVLGRKLAELERAEAAIALGSGMAATSLTLLSFLGAGDHLVAASALYGGTTQLLTREFPRLGIETTFVELAGDWAGTIRRRTRALLVEVPSNPTLRVPDIRALGRLAREKGLPLLVDATFATPVNFRPLEHGADVVIHSATKYLGGHSDLTAGVVAGPKDVIEEVRHKLKSFGPVLDPHAVWLLERGIKTLVVRVARQNENGLALAGWLEAHPAVVAVHYPGLESHPEHAVARELFQGFGGMLSLVVRGGDEAALRVMSRFRLVCVAPSLGGVETLASMPRFTSHIGLSAAERHALGIADGFIRLSLGIEDAEDLRADLAQALDAEAA
- a CDS encoding NTP transferase domain-containing protein, producing the protein MKGVIMAGGFGTRLKPLTINRPKPMVPVANRPVMEHIIELLKLHGVTDLMAILYFQPEHIIRHFEDGSRFDVRLQYVTADADYGTAGAVRYAAELLGGERLLVISGDILTDFDLTAAVEEHVARGAEATIVLTPVENPLAYGIVIVDARTRRVERFLEKPTWGEVFSDTINTGIYVLEPGALERVPAGTSVDFSRDLFPQMLREDAPLYGHVARGYWRDIGNLDDYGRAHEDVFRGQVQLSLLGERREFDHCVLWGEAGSAVARDASLSGTVVLGRGVRVAARAVLENVVAGAGCEIAEGAELRNVVLWEDCRIGAGVRASEVVCAGEVRIGARALVRENTVLSDRSEVGAFAVVGPNVKVWPDKVVEERAVLTHSLIWGEAWEHSLFHGARVSGVPNSELMPEMAARLGGAYGAMLGLGAYVITSRDSDRASRMINRALVTGFLSAGVNVEDLRRMPIPVVRHAVNHGREAGAVHVRRSPFDPKVIDVLFFDADGRDLPPGKTQSIERLFTREDFPRAGPDGTGDLNYPTRVVEGYGEHFLSEVDRELIAERRFTLVVDFAYGTTVQVFPELLGALRTETVSLDAYPAPGRLSRSDEEFGEALSRLGGIVRSINAELGVWIDPGGEVIHLVDDAGRTLSPELAQAVLVGLALEHLEVRRVAIPVTSPVAVAEIIRSSGAELSWTKTEHHAMMASATETDLVAGSRGEFIFSRFIPAYDGMFAAVKLLEALSRSGVRLREVADRYPPIHLRQARIACPWGRKGAVMRRLIEATEGRERQLVDGVKLWSSEREWLLVIPHSHKPYFVVTAEGAEREAAERLVAEYSELIERWRDEA
- a CDS encoding penicillin acylase family protein encodes the protein MRPKILIVAAVATSLLVLVVAALLWYLGSAGRDREGQVRLARLRGPVEVWRDSLGVPHVWASSLEDLLFAQGYTHAQDRLWQMELLRRVAEGRLAELFGERALDSDRFLRTLGLWRAAGVNERRLTAEERRRVEAYAAGVNAWISGRRGALPPEFLLLRIQPEPWRVRHSLAIEKVMAWDLSLYSLQSNLAHAVRQLGPQKAAFLLPDYPAWGATILPGPRPPQIPPLAAAMLDAASLARASNSWVIASSRTRSGKPILANDMHLALRAPSLWYLMALHGDGIDVAGMTIPGTPFVIAGHNRAIAWGYTNAMVDDVDFFLERVDPADPSRYLVPGGSLPFQEAAETIRVKGRSAPVVERLRLTRHGPLLDRVEERSDSELLALRWIAHDSSDTFRAMEALNRASDWQEFLRALEDFDNPHQNVIYADTAGHIGYIMGGRVPLRGAGKTPPLLPVPGWTGAWDWNGELGLERHPRVLDPPQGYIVTANNRQAPSGVAELISTYWMEPFRALRITELVEEGGPHDAAAAHGMQLDVRDALAVRYRAHAVEAAERAGLVAAAELLREWDARADAGSRAAALFYVWYERLGLAAARSLYGKDGGWFPREAVNGILEQAALPWVVEDGAARFRELAARAMGEADSIARGKKWGELHLVVAEHPLGSLRGLGRFFNVGPVPQGGSPTTVNVSHYDGSRFPVRASYGPSQRHVVDMADVDGAGGFLIPTGQSGLPFSRHYRDQFARWRQGGLWRIPLEREQARSRVVQRLVLEPLKPE